A window from Mycolicibacterium tokaiense encodes these proteins:
- a CDS encoding DNA cytosine methyltransferase yields MAPRKSRSAEVVSLFSGAGGFDIALERAGWNVVTATDVASDAMDTLRASKLAKIAIRGRRGRHLAKTRLIEADVATLTATDLRPALADADWRPDLLAGGPPCQPWSSAGHQKGLNDARGKLIWHMIRLVSELQPRYVLFENVRGLVTATGATASPGEVLRSIQEDFRELGYSSRIATLNAADYGAPQRRVRLYLIASKDHELPDFPNPTHHQLGLNGLKPWVTLGELLDSVPPPADNEVVVRPSGKWETELRELTPGTGIRTVGRVMNNRPSGQWGYRQDGFLADLGRPSRTIRAAPTPDWIKLPGDDLRRLTWKECAALQGFPLSWEFCSNSGGLFRLIGNAVQIDAVEAIGRNLLDSLRKGPLDEPPPMPPWPDYLVRRVRGTEAEHRVNGALRTRIHTKSNRAVCDAT; encoded by the coding sequence GTGGCACCGCGCAAGTCGCGATCGGCTGAGGTAGTGAGCCTTTTCTCCGGTGCGGGCGGTTTCGACATCGCCCTGGAACGAGCAGGTTGGAACGTCGTCACTGCCACCGATGTCGCGTCTGACGCGATGGACACGTTGCGAGCTAGCAAACTGGCAAAGATTGCAATCAGAGGCAGGCGTGGGCGCCACTTGGCGAAAACGCGTCTCATAGAGGCCGATGTCGCCACGTTAACCGCGACAGATCTGCGCCCAGCGCTCGCTGACGCAGATTGGCGTCCGGACCTGCTGGCTGGGGGTCCACCTTGTCAGCCGTGGTCTTCAGCAGGACACCAGAAGGGCCTGAACGACGCCCGCGGAAAGCTGATCTGGCACATGATCCGCCTAGTGTCCGAGCTTCAGCCTCGATATGTGCTCTTCGAGAACGTCCGCGGACTTGTCACTGCGACTGGCGCTACCGCAAGCCCGGGCGAAGTATTGCGTAGCATTCAAGAGGATTTCCGCGAGCTCGGCTATTCAAGCCGTATCGCGACCTTGAATGCTGCCGACTACGGCGCTCCTCAGCGCCGTGTCCGTCTATACCTAATCGCGAGCAAAGACCATGAATTGCCTGATTTCCCGAATCCAACTCACCATCAGCTTGGTCTTAACGGCCTAAAGCCGTGGGTCACATTAGGCGAACTCCTCGACTCAGTGCCCCCTCCAGCCGACAACGAAGTTGTTGTACGACCGAGTGGTAAGTGGGAAACCGAACTTCGCGAGCTCACACCAGGGACGGGGATTCGAACAGTCGGCCGGGTCATGAACAATCGCCCAAGTGGGCAGTGGGGGTACCGGCAGGATGGCTTTCTTGCCGATCTAGGTCGACCTTCTCGCACAATCAGGGCGGCACCAACTCCCGACTGGATCAAGCTGCCCGGTGATGATTTGCGACGACTGACGTGGAAGGAATGCGCTGCGTTGCAAGGCTTCCCGTTAAGCTGGGAATTCTGCAGCAACTCTGGTGGTCTTTTTAGGCTTATCGGCAACGCCGTTCAAATCGATGCCGTGGAGGCGATCGGCCGGAATCTGCTTGACAGTCTCCGCAAAGGGCCTTTAGACGAACCGCCCCCTATGCCGCCGTGGCCCGATTACCTAGTCCGGCGCGTACGTGGGACTGAGGCCGAGCACCGCGTGAACGGGGCTCTACGCACGCGGATTCACACTAAGTCGAATAGGGCCGTTTGCGACGCAACGTAG
- a CDS encoding cyclase family protein, whose translation MPRELIDISVPLQSGIASDPPGLLPEIEYLDHSQTVGDILSFFPGATPEDLPDREGWALEWVRLTTHNGTHLDAPYHYSATMDGGARAITIDEVPLDWCLQPGVKLDFRHFPAGYVATADDVAAELARIGHELAPLEIVVVNTAAGTRYGHDDYVSAGCGMGRDATLYLLEHGVRLTGTDAWSWDAPFVYTAARYAREGDAAIIWEGHRAGREIGYCHIEKLHNLEALPSTGFEISCFPVKVHAASAGWTRAVAIVAGD comes from the coding sequence ATGCCCAGAGAACTGATCGACATCTCGGTGCCCCTGCAGTCGGGCATCGCCTCCGATCCGCCGGGCCTGCTGCCCGAGATCGAGTATCTCGACCACTCCCAGACCGTCGGCGACATCCTGTCGTTCTTTCCCGGCGCGACGCCCGAGGACCTTCCTGACCGCGAGGGCTGGGCGCTGGAATGGGTCAGGCTCACCACCCACAACGGCACCCACCTGGATGCGCCGTACCACTACTCGGCCACCATGGACGGCGGCGCGCGGGCCATCACCATCGACGAGGTACCGCTGGACTGGTGCCTGCAGCCGGGCGTCAAGCTCGACTTCCGGCATTTCCCCGCCGGGTACGTCGCCACCGCCGACGACGTGGCGGCCGAGTTGGCCCGGATCGGCCACGAGCTCGCGCCCCTGGAGATCGTGGTGGTCAACACCGCCGCCGGCACGCGCTACGGCCACGACGACTATGTGTCCGCCGGTTGCGGCATGGGCCGCGACGCCACCTTGTACCTCCTGGAGCACGGTGTGCGGCTGACGGGCACCGACGCGTGGAGCTGGGACGCCCCGTTCGTCTACACCGCGGCGCGCTACGCCCGCGAGGGTGACGCCGCGATCATCTGGGAGGGTCACCGCGCCGGGCGTGAGATCGGTTACTGCCACATCGAGAAGCTGCACAACCTGGAGGCGCTGCCGTCCACCGGGTTCGAGATCTCCTGTTTCCCCGTCAAGGTGCACGCGGCGTCGGCGGGGTGGACCCGGGCGGTGGCGATCGTGGCGGGTGACTGA
- a CDS encoding GolD/DthD family dehydrogenase produces MSGQAIDLDFRLDGRVAVVTGGASGIGAAIASALAAKGATIAVADLSDPSDGSRGFHCNVADPESVRQTVDAVIEAHGRIDILVNSAGIARLAPAEELSQQFWDDTIAVNLSGTFQMSQAVGKHMLAAGRGVIINMASQAATVAIDEHVAYCASKFGVVGITKVLAAEWAGRGVRVNSISPTVVLTDLGIKAWDNPKGEALKKLIPTGRFAYPDEIAAAAVYLASDAAGMVNGADLVIDGGYTIK; encoded by the coding sequence ATGTCCGGGCAAGCGATTGATCTCGACTTCCGTCTCGACGGCCGCGTGGCCGTGGTGACCGGTGGAGCCTCGGGAATCGGTGCCGCCATCGCCTCCGCCCTGGCCGCCAAGGGCGCCACCATCGCCGTCGCCGACCTCAGCGACCCTTCCGACGGAAGCCGCGGATTCCACTGCAACGTCGCCGATCCCGAGTCCGTGCGCCAGACCGTCGACGCGGTGATCGAGGCCCACGGCAGGATCGACATTCTGGTCAACAGCGCGGGCATCGCCCGGCTGGCACCCGCCGAAGAACTCTCACAGCAGTTCTGGGACGACACCATCGCCGTCAATCTCAGCGGCACGTTCCAGATGAGCCAAGCCGTCGGGAAGCACATGCTCGCCGCGGGCCGTGGGGTCATCATCAACATGGCGTCGCAGGCCGCCACCGTCGCCATCGACGAGCACGTGGCCTACTGCGCGTCGAAGTTCGGCGTCGTCGGCATCACGAAAGTGCTTGCCGCCGAATGGGCCGGGCGGGGCGTGCGGGTCAACAGCATCTCCCCCACCGTCGTGCTCACCGATCTCGGCATCAAGGCGTGGGACAACCCCAAGGGCGAGGCACTGAAGAAGCTGATCCCCACCGGCCGGTTCGCCTACCCCGACGAGATCGCCGCGGCCGCGGTGTATCTGGCCTCCGATGCCGCGGGCATGGTCAACGGCGCGGATCTGGTGATCGACGGCGGATACACCATCAAGTAG
- a CDS encoding sugar-binding transcriptional regulator produces MGPDELFQRAVIARRYYLEGRTRIQIAEEFGISRFKVARELDEALASGMVEITIHNPGSIDVELSTELQRRFNLEHAYVVLTDENSPAERVDAVAKATAQLLQSILRPDDVIGVDCGRTLTKIADHITALPHADVVQLTGMAGALTSNGVDLVRRLTEISGGRSWPMYAPLVVSDARTAESLTGTQQIQETLTRHNKVTCAVVSVGAWHPGASQVYELLTPAETQALGEAGVCAETCALLLDADGVRVSGLDERRMGVDEAILRSIPTVIALATGTQKIAATRSVLKSGLVKSMVTDVEIASAVLAS; encoded by the coding sequence ATGGGGCCGGATGAGCTGTTCCAACGCGCCGTGATCGCGCGTCGGTACTACCTCGAAGGCCGGACCCGCATCCAGATCGCCGAGGAGTTCGGCATCTCCCGATTCAAGGTGGCCCGCGAGCTGGACGAGGCGCTGGCCTCCGGCATGGTCGAGATCACCATCCACAATCCCGGGTCCATCGACGTCGAGCTGTCCACCGAACTGCAGCGCCGGTTCAACCTCGAACACGCCTATGTGGTGCTGACCGACGAGAACAGCCCGGCCGAACGCGTGGATGCCGTGGCCAAGGCGACAGCGCAACTGCTGCAGTCGATCCTGCGCCCCGATGACGTCATCGGCGTCGACTGCGGCCGGACCCTGACCAAGATCGCCGACCACATCACCGCACTTCCCCACGCCGACGTGGTGCAGCTGACCGGCATGGCGGGCGCACTGACCTCCAACGGTGTGGACCTGGTGCGTCGCCTCACCGAGATCAGCGGCGGGCGGTCGTGGCCCATGTACGCGCCGCTGGTGGTCTCCGACGCCCGGACAGCCGAAAGCCTCACGGGCACACAGCAGATCCAGGAGACCCTCACCCGGCACAACAAGGTGACCTGCGCCGTGGTGTCCGTCGGCGCCTGGCACCCGGGCGCCTCGCAGGTTTACGAACTGCTGACCCCGGCTGAGACCCAGGCCCTGGGCGAGGCCGGCGTCTGCGCCGAGACCTGCGCCCTGCTGCTCGACGCCGACGGAGTGCGGGTGTCCGGACTCGACGAGCGCCGGATGGGCGTCGACGAGGCGATCCTGCGCTCCATCCCCACCGTCATCGCCTTGGCGACCGGCACCCAGAAGATCGCCGCCACCCGATCGGTCCTGAAATCGGGACTGGTCAAATCGATGGTCACCGACGTCGAGATCGCCTCCGCGGTGCTGGCGTCGTGA
- a CDS encoding SIS domain-containing protein codes for MDDTELAALAGDVLSRESRALSALVGAVEAGVAQVARRVVDTPGKVVTTGSGTSGIMAERLAHLLSVCGTPSVYLPAMDALHGGIGAVTPSDLVLAISKTGRSSELTNLTAKFVQRGIDVVAVTENATSPFAQAATVVVALPTTPPDADPGDMIAMASTLAVGAWGDALSVVTMAMRGHTLADVVESHPAGGVGHRGVQPGDDAAPVVRV; via the coding sequence ATGGACGACACAGAGCTGGCCGCGCTGGCCGGCGATGTGCTGTCCCGGGAGTCGCGGGCGCTGTCAGCGCTCGTCGGCGCCGTGGAAGCAGGGGTGGCCCAGGTGGCCCGTCGGGTCGTCGACACCCCGGGCAAGGTCGTCACCACCGGATCGGGCACCTCGGGCATCATGGCCGAGCGCCTGGCCCATCTGCTCTCGGTGTGCGGCACCCCATCGGTGTACCTACCCGCGATGGACGCCCTGCACGGCGGCATAGGCGCCGTGACCCCCTCCGATCTGGTGCTGGCCATCTCCAAGACCGGCCGTTCCAGCGAATTGACCAACCTCACGGCGAAATTCGTGCAACGTGGCATCGACGTCGTCGCCGTCACCGAGAACGCCACCTCCCCGTTCGCGCAGGCCGCCACCGTCGTGGTGGCACTGCCGACCACCCCGCCCGATGCGGACCCCGGTGACATGATCGCCATGGCCAGCACCCTGGCCGTGGGCGCCTGGGGTGACGCACTGTCCGTGGTCACCATGGCGATGCGCGGGCACACGCTGGCCGACGTGGTGGAGAGCCACCCCGCCGGCGGGGTCGGGCACCGCGGCGTGCAGCCCGGTGACGATGCGGCACCGGTGGTCCGCGTATGA
- a CDS encoding xylulokinase, which produces MTFPVVLGVDSSTQSCKVEVRDADTGRLYSTGSAPHPPAFPPCSEQHPLDWVSAFIAATRAALAGCTETVEVRAISVAAQCHGLVLLDAAGQPLRAAKLWNDTTGAPNLAGLTERIGVDAWVARVGSLPTAAFTIAKLAWVAEHEPHLLDRVATLLLPHDYLTFWLTGAKITDRSEASGTGYFDARTGEWITEYLEIAAGERDWARMLPTVLGPADVAGTVRPAAAAELGLGEAVVVAPGGGDQHLGYLGLGLTDGDQYFGIGTSGVVATSSRAPVYDTSGMIDGVADVTGGFLPLVSTLNAARVGDLAARLLGTDLAGLEQLALAAGDTRGPVLVPFFDGERKPNRPDAHGTFVDLTSHTSREELARAFVEGPLLSLLSGRDHLRAGGVTLRPGITAVGGGARSKATRQLLADLSGDEVSTLDADEATARGACVQAAAVVAGGGVGTLIDVAKRWQPPVLGAAAPRRLSRDVDSLRARWAAVAESSLIDEVNR; this is translated from the coding sequence ATGACCTTTCCCGTTGTGCTGGGCGTGGATTCGTCCACCCAGTCCTGCAAGGTCGAGGTCCGCGACGCGGACACCGGCCGGCTCTACAGCACCGGCTCGGCGCCGCACCCGCCGGCGTTCCCGCCCTGCAGTGAGCAGCATCCGCTGGACTGGGTGTCGGCGTTCATCGCCGCCACCAGGGCAGCTCTGGCCGGCTGTACGGAAACTGTTGAGGTTCGAGCCATCTCGGTGGCGGCGCAGTGTCACGGCCTGGTGCTGCTCGACGCCGCGGGACAACCGCTGCGGGCGGCCAAGCTGTGGAACGACACCACCGGGGCGCCGAATCTCGCCGGGCTGACCGAGCGCATCGGTGTGGACGCCTGGGTGGCCCGGGTGGGCTCGCTGCCCACGGCGGCGTTCACGATCGCCAAGCTGGCCTGGGTGGCCGAGCACGAGCCGCACCTGCTGGACCGGGTGGCCACGCTGCTGCTGCCGCACGACTACCTGACGTTCTGGCTCACCGGCGCCAAGATCACCGACCGCTCCGAGGCGTCCGGTACCGGTTACTTCGATGCGCGCACCGGTGAATGGATCACCGAGTATCTCGAAATCGCTGCAGGCGAACGCGATTGGGCCCGCATGCTTCCGACGGTGCTCGGGCCCGCCGATGTCGCGGGCACCGTGCGTCCCGCGGCCGCCGCGGAACTCGGCTTGGGCGAGGCAGTGGTGGTGGCGCCGGGCGGCGGAGACCAGCACCTCGGCTACCTGGGCCTGGGCCTCACCGACGGCGACCAGTACTTCGGCATCGGCACCTCGGGTGTGGTGGCCACCTCCTCGCGCGCCCCGGTCTACGACACCAGCGGGATGATCGACGGCGTCGCCGACGTGACCGGTGGCTTCCTGCCCCTGGTCAGCACCCTGAACGCGGCCCGCGTGGGCGACCTCGCAGCACGGCTGCTGGGTACCGACCTGGCCGGTCTGGAGCAGTTGGCGCTGGCCGCCGGCGACACCAGGGGCCCGGTGCTGGTGCCGTTCTTCGACGGGGAACGCAAGCCCAATCGACCTGACGCCCATGGCACTTTCGTGGATCTCACCTCGCACACCAGCCGCGAGGAACTCGCGCGGGCGTTTGTCGAAGGTCCGCTGCTCTCGTTGCTGAGTGGGCGTGACCATCTGCGCGCCGGCGGTGTCACCCTGCGCCCCGGCATCACCGCCGTGGGCGGCGGCGCCCGCTCCAAGGCCACCCGCCAGCTGCTGGCCGACCTGTCCGGCGACGAGGTCAGCACCCTGGATGCCGACGAGGCCACCGCCCGCGGCGCCTGCGTGCAGGCCGCCGCCGTGGTGGCCGGTGGCGGCGTCGGCACGCTGATCGACGTCGCCAAACGCTGGCAGCCGCCGGTTCTCGGTGCGGCGGCACCGCGCCGGCTCTCGCGCGATGTCGACTCGCTGCGGGCGCGCTGGGCGGCCGTGGCAGAGTCCTCCCTGATCGACGAGGTGAACCGGTGA
- a CDS encoding ribulose phosphate epimerase, with translation MTAVLAPWHTRFPGRLAGSVYAAEPESRVDAAQALSDAELDVHVDVMAEAEGLPAGVSLTELHRIADTVDPARIGVHLIGSADFVDTILASVLRVRPGVVFVPWAAFTEERVAAIRAAGSQAWIALWREWDGLEESSAPVWPARPDGVLVMLIEPGTKNRCALGRLAVVTACAGDLPVAVDGGVTESVAQLCVTAGASSIVVGRALLAAPSARREGDR, from the coding sequence GTGACCGCCGTACTCGCGCCATGGCACACCCGGTTCCCGGGCCGGCTCGCCGGCTCGGTCTACGCGGCGGAGCCGGAGTCCAGAGTTGATGCCGCCCAAGCCCTCTCGGATGCAGAGCTGGATGTCCACGTAGACGTGATGGCCGAGGCCGAGGGCCTGCCCGCCGGCGTCAGCCTCACCGAGTTGCACCGCATCGCCGACACCGTCGACCCCGCCCGGATCGGGGTGCACCTGATCGGCTCGGCCGATTTCGTCGACACCATCCTGGCTTCGGTGCTCAGGGTGCGGCCCGGCGTGGTGTTCGTGCCATGGGCGGCCTTCACCGAAGAGCGTGTCGCGGCCATCCGCGCCGCCGGATCCCAGGCGTGGATCGCGTTGTGGCGCGAATGGGACGGACTCGAGGAGTCATCAGCACCGGTGTGGCCGGCACGGCCGGACGGCGTGCTGGTGATGCTCATCGAGCCGGGCACCAAGAACCGTTGTGCACTCGGCAGATTGGCTGTGGTGACGGCGTGTGCCGGCGACCTCCCGGTCGCGGTGGACGGCGGTGTCACCGAGTCGGTGGCGCAGCTGTGTGTCACCGCCGGAGCCAGTTCGATCGTCGTCGGCAGAGCACTGCTCGCCGCACCCTCAGCACGGAGAGAAGGAGACAGATGA
- a CDS encoding NAD(P)-dependent alcohol dehydrogenase: protein MTTTETMRASVMTGPGSLVIEERPVPVPGPNQVLIEVAAVGVCGSDVHYYRHGRIGDFVVNDPMILGHELSGRITAVGEGVDSGRVGQRVAVEPQHPCRRCKQCKAGRYNLCPDMKFYATPPIDGAFCRYVIIDEDFAYAVPDSMSDDAAALLEPLSVAIATMRKAGIVPGSSILIAGAGPIGVICAQAAKAFGASRIVVTDLVPSRREKALKFGATEVLDPAQVDVSAIEPVDAFVDATGVAVAVQSGIKAVGPAGKVVLVGMGADEYPLPVSHIANLEITVTGVFRYTDTWPAAIHLVNSGAVDLDSMVTGRYDLEHVADALDSDTDPASLKSIVNPS, encoded by the coding sequence ATGACCACCACAGAGACCATGCGCGCGAGCGTGATGACCGGCCCGGGCAGCCTCGTGATCGAGGAACGGCCCGTGCCGGTGCCGGGTCCCAACCAGGTGCTGATCGAGGTTGCCGCCGTGGGTGTCTGCGGCTCCGACGTGCACTACTACCGCCACGGCCGCATCGGCGACTTCGTGGTCAACGACCCGATGATCCTGGGCCACGAACTCTCCGGCCGCATCACCGCCGTCGGTGAGGGGGTGGACTCCGGCCGGGTCGGACAGCGGGTGGCCGTCGAGCCGCAGCACCCCTGCCGTCGCTGCAAGCAGTGCAAGGCCGGGCGCTACAACCTGTGCCCGGACATGAAGTTCTACGCCACCCCGCCGATCGACGGCGCGTTCTGCCGCTACGTCATCATCGACGAGGATTTCGCCTACGCCGTACCGGATTCCATGTCCGATGACGCCGCCGCACTGCTGGAGCCGCTCTCGGTGGCCATCGCCACCATGCGCAAGGCCGGCATTGTCCCCGGCTCGTCGATCCTGATCGCCGGCGCCGGCCCCATCGGCGTCATCTGCGCCCAGGCCGCCAAGGCCTTCGGCGCCTCCCGCATCGTGGTCACCGACCTGGTGCCGTCGCGGCGGGAGAAGGCGCTGAAATTCGGCGCCACCGAGGTGCTCGACCCCGCGCAGGTCGACGTCTCGGCCATCGAACCGGTGGATGCGTTCGTCGACGCCACCGGCGTGGCCGTGGCCGTCCAGAGCGGCATCAAGGCCGTCGGCCCCGCCGGCAAGGTGGTGCTGGTGGGCATGGGTGCCGACGAGTACCCTCTGCCGGTCAGCCACATCGCCAACCTGGAGATCACCGTCACCGGCGTCTTCCGGTACACCGACACCTGGCCTGCCGCGATCCATCTGGTCAACTCCGGAGCGGTGGACCTGGACTCCATGGTGACCGGGCGCTACGACCTCGAACACGTGGCCGACGCGCTCGACAGCGACACCGACCCTGCCAGCCTCAAGTCGATTGTGAACCCCTCATGA
- a CDS encoding SDR family NAD(P)-dependent oxidoreductase produces MTQKNPFDLTGRTALVTGGNQGLGLAFAFGLADAGAKVAIAGRSAERNEKVVAEAKGKGHDFHAITADITKAEDVERMTADAISALGHLDILVNNAGTCYHGESWTVKESEWDAVFDLNVKALWACSLEAGKHMRERGSGSIVNIGSMSGMIVNRPQMQPAYNASKAAVHHLTKSLAAEWGPLGIRVNALAPGYCKTEMAPVDRPEFKQHWIDDTPMLRYAMPEEIAPSVVFLASDASSFITGSVLVADGGYTAW; encoded by the coding sequence ATGACGCAGAAGAACCCGTTCGATCTGACCGGCCGCACCGCCCTGGTAACCGGCGGCAACCAGGGCCTGGGCCTGGCCTTCGCCTTCGGGCTGGCCGACGCCGGCGCCAAGGTCGCCATCGCGGGCCGCAGTGCCGAGCGCAACGAGAAGGTGGTGGCCGAAGCCAAGGGCAAAGGTCATGACTTCCACGCCATCACCGCCGACATCACCAAAGCCGAGGACGTCGAGCGGATGACCGCCGACGCCATCTCCGCGCTGGGCCACCTCGACATCCTGGTCAACAACGCCGGCACCTGCTACCACGGCGAATCGTGGACGGTCAAGGAATCCGAGTGGGACGCGGTGTTCGACCTCAATGTCAAGGCGCTGTGGGCCTGCTCGCTGGAGGCAGGCAAGCACATGCGCGAGCGCGGCAGCGGCTCGATCGTCAACATCGGCTCCATGTCGGGCATGATCGTCAACCGCCCGCAGATGCAGCCGGCCTACAACGCCTCCAAGGCCGCCGTGCACCACCTCACCAAATCCCTTGCGGCCGAATGGGGTCCGCTGGGCATCCGGGTCAACGCGCTGGCCCCGGGCTACTGCAAAACCGAGATGGCCCCGGTGGACCGGCCCGAGTTCAAGCAGCACTGGATCGACGACACCCCGATGCTGCGGTACGCGATGCCCGAGGAGATCGCCCCGTCGGTGGTGTTCCTGGCCAGCGATGCCTCGTCGTTCATCACCGGCTCGGTCCTCGTGGCGGACGGGGGATACACCGCATGGTAG
- a CDS encoding zinc-dependent alcohol dehydrogenase, with protein MVETNRRVVVSALDDITIETVDQQQPAAGEARVRTRIVGICGSDLHAACGRHPFIDLPYRPGHEAVGVVDAVGDGVDESWIGKRVVVEPNLACGHCTQCQAGRYNICKDLLVLGCQTPGALADTFSVAVDRLIALGDELDDRHAILVEPLATPVHTVRRAAEAVGDLAGRPVVVIGAGPIGLFVLLAAKHAGAKVVVADLLESKRERAERLGAAGTFDPTAPDAVQTALELLGGPAAVVIDCVSRESSVAQAVDLVDKGGAVMIVGVAEGATPVPLGLIQDRELALIGNLMFVREDFLAAIELLSSGAVPIDEIISAEFDFEHAADAFAASADAENVKVLVTVGS; from the coding sequence ATGGTAGAAACCAACCGTCGCGTCGTCGTCAGCGCTCTGGACGACATCACCATCGAGACCGTCGACCAGCAGCAGCCCGCAGCGGGGGAGGCGCGGGTGCGCACCCGCATCGTCGGCATCTGTGGCTCCGATCTGCACGCCGCCTGCGGCAGGCACCCGTTCATCGACCTGCCCTACCGGCCCGGCCACGAGGCCGTGGGTGTGGTGGACGCGGTGGGTGACGGTGTCGATGAATCCTGGATCGGGAAACGTGTTGTGGTGGAACCCAATCTGGCCTGCGGACACTGCACCCAGTGCCAGGCCGGCCGCTACAACATCTGCAAGGACCTGCTGGTGCTGGGCTGCCAGACACCCGGGGCGCTCGCCGATACCTTCAGCGTCGCCGTCGATCGGCTGATCGCGCTGGGTGACGAGCTCGACGACCGGCACGCCATCCTGGTGGAGCCGCTGGCCACCCCGGTGCACACGGTGCGCCGCGCCGCCGAAGCGGTCGGTGACCTCGCCGGGCGACCGGTCGTGGTGATCGGCGCCGGGCCCATCGGACTGTTCGTCCTGCTGGCGGCCAAACACGCCGGCGCCAAGGTCGTGGTGGCCGACCTGTTGGAATCCAAGCGGGAGCGCGCCGAACGCCTCGGTGCCGCAGGCACCTTCGACCCCACCGCACCTGATGCGGTGCAGACCGCACTGGAACTCCTCGGTGGCCCGGCTGCGGTGGTGATCGACTGTGTGTCCCGCGAGAGTTCGGTGGCCCAGGCCGTGGATCTGGTGGACAAGGGCGGTGCCGTGATGATCGTGGGTGTCGCCGAAGGTGCCACCCCGGTACCGCTGGGGCTGATCCAGGATCGCGAACTGGCGCTGATCGGCAACCTGATGTTCGTGCGTGAGGACTTCCTGGCGGCCATCGAACTGCTGTCCTCGGGTGCGGTGCCGATCGACGAGATCATCAGTGCAGAGTTCGATTTCGAACATGCCGCCGACGCTTTCGCCGCGTCGGCCGATGCGGAGAACGTCAAAGTGCTCGTGACGGTGGGGAGCTAG